The Clostridioides difficile genome has a segment encoding these proteins:
- a CDS encoding MerR family transcriptional regulator, whose product MSQNSKNYFTTGEFAKICGVNKKTLFHYDDIGLFSPELKKENGYRYYSYHQLSIFSIISSLKEIKMPLKEIKAYIDKRTPSLLIELLEKKSIDINNEIEKLNNIKTLMESTIALTKKACDIDINTITLEEHEEEYIVKSPLIETKQFMGDDEEKFLYECINFMDNYELSDDCLIGSIIKGEDILNKNFESYSYLFTKVNSGYKKCPISIKPKGLYVTAYHKGGYDKLETTYEKLLNFFKDNNLHIGDFVYEEYLLYDISVRDIDEYITQISIEVKKL is encoded by the coding sequence ATGAGCCAAAATTCAAAAAATTACTTTACCACTGGTGAATTTGCAAAGATTTGTGGAGTCAATAAAAAAACCCTTTTTCATTATGATGATATAGGTCTTTTCTCTCCAGAATTGAAAAAAGAAAATGGATATAGGTACTACTCATATCATCAACTTAGTATTTTTAGTATAATCTCCTCACTTAAAGAAATAAAAATGCCTTTAAAAGAAATTAAAGCTTATATAGATAAGCGAACTCCAAGTTTATTAATTGAACTTTTAGAAAAAAAGAGTATTGATATTAATAATGAGATTGAAAAATTAAATAATATTAAAACTTTAATGGAATCCACTATCGCACTTACTAAAAAAGCCTGTGACATTGATATAAATACTATTACTTTAGAAGAGCATGAAGAAGAATATATAGTTAAAAGCCCTCTTATAGAAACAAAACAATTTATGGGAGATGATGAAGAGAAATTCTTATATGAATGTATCAATTTTATGGATAACTATGAACTAAGTGATGACTGTTTGATTGGTTCTATTATTAAAGGTGAAGATATACTAAATAAAAATTTTGAATCATATTCATACTTGTTTACTAAAGTTAATAGTGGATACAAAAAATGTCCAATATCAATCAAACCAAAAGGACTCTATGTAACTGCGTATCATAAGGGAGGTTATGATAAACTTGAAACAACTTATGAAAAACTATTAAACTTTTTTAAGGATAATAATTTACATATAGGAGACTTTGTTTATGAAGAATATCTTCTATATGATATAAGTGTTCGAGATATTGATGAATATATAACTCAAATCTCAATTGAAGTTAAAAAACTTTAA
- a CDS encoding ABC transporter ATP-binding protein/permease — protein MKKLIRFLKPYRVLIVTMLIFTFLQTLGTLYIPTLTASIVNNGVVKGDINYIVKTGVLMLIVAGITALSAVLVCKVSSNLSSGFCRDIREAVFVKAQELSINDFNKIGTASMITRSTSDITLIGQSLFMFIELVLPAPIITISGLFLAYSIDKVMTIIIVVIMVLFMLFACLVGKRVIKLFKIMQTKMDNMNRVLREAVTGVRVIRAFNRSSFEKNRFDKTAIDYSQTAISINKIFAVLMPIVMLIMNLGIVSIIWFGGIRVSNGNMEIGHIMALVEYCILILFYLIMAVMVFMYIPRAGACADRVNQILDIVPEIVDGNNSENIISERGHLAFKNITFSYSESEEPVLSNITFETNSGEVTAIIGSTGSGKSTIANVIPRFFEIQEGEISINGQDIKNMSQKELRDKIGFVPQRAFLFSGTIEENIKYGKEDASIEEIKHAANIAQADEFISSMEDNYDSFVAQGGNNLSGGQKQRISIARALVRKPEIYIFDDSFSALDFKTDKKLRRALKDEIKDSTAIIIAQRISTIMDANQIIVLDEGKIVGVGKHKDLLRECDVYKQIADSQLSKEELE, from the coding sequence ATGAAAAAATTAATTCGTTTTTTAAAACCATATAGAGTTTTGATTGTTACAATGTTGATATTTACGTTTTTGCAAACACTTGGAACTCTATATATACCGACTCTTACGGCAAGTATAGTAAATAACGGTGTAGTAAAGGGAGATATAAATTATATTGTAAAAACAGGTGTATTGATGCTAATAGTAGCAGGAATAACAGCTCTATCAGCTGTATTAGTTTGTAAAGTATCATCAAATCTCTCTTCAGGATTTTGTAGAGATATTAGAGAAGCAGTATTTGTAAAAGCTCAAGAATTATCAATAAATGATTTTAATAAAATAGGTACAGCATCTATGATTACTAGGAGTACTAGTGATATTACTTTAATAGGTCAATCTTTATTTATGTTTATTGAGTTGGTGTTACCAGCACCAATTATAACTATTTCTGGATTATTTTTAGCTTATTCTATAGACAAAGTAATGACAATTATTATTGTTGTAATAATGGTTTTATTCATGCTATTTGCATGCTTAGTTGGTAAAAGAGTTATCAAATTATTTAAGATAATGCAAACAAAAATGGATAATATGAATAGAGTGTTACGTGAAGCTGTAACTGGAGTAAGAGTTATAAGAGCTTTTAATAGAAGTAGTTTTGAAAAGAATAGATTTGATAAAACAGCAATAGATTATTCTCAAACAGCAATTTCAATAAATAAGATATTTGCAGTACTTATGCCTATTGTAATGTTAATAATGAATTTAGGTATAGTAAGTATTATTTGGTTTGGTGGAATAAGAGTAAGTAATGGAAATATGGAAATAGGTCATATAATGGCATTAGTTGAGTATTGTATTTTAATTTTATTTTATCTAATCATGGCAGTAATGGTATTTATGTACATACCTAGAGCAGGAGCTTGTGCAGATAGAGTAAATCAAATATTAGACATAGTACCTGAAATTGTAGATGGAAATAATTCTGAAAATATTATTTCAGAAAGAGGGCATTTAGCCTTTAAAAATATAACATTTTCATATTCAGAATCAGAGGAACCTGTCTTAAGTAATATAACATTTGAAACAAACTCTGGAGAAGTAACAGCAATTATAGGAAGTACTGGTTCTGGCAAATCTACGATTGCAAATGTAATACCACGTTTTTTTGAAATTCAAGAAGGTGAGATATCTATAAATGGTCAAGATATTAAGAATATGTCTCAAAAAGAGCTTAGAGATAAAATTGGATTTGTACCACAAAGAGCATTCTTATTTAGTGGAACAATAGAAGAAAATATAAAGTATGGAAAAGAAGATGCAAGTATTGAAGAAATAAAACATGCAGCAAACATAGCTCAAGCCGATGAGTTTATTTCTAGTATGGAAGATAACTATGATTCATTTGTAGCTCAAGGTGGAAATAATTTATCTGGTGGACAAAAGCAAAGAATTTCTATTGCAAGGGCATTAGTTAGAAAGCCAGAAATATATATATTTGATGATAGTTTTTCTGCATTAGATTTTAAGACAGATAAAAAACTTAGAAGAGCATTGAAAGATGAAATTAAAGATTCAACAGCTATAATTATAGCACAACGTATAAGTACAATCATGGATGCCAATCAGATTATAGTTTTAGACGAAGGTAAAATTGTAGGTGTTGGTAAACACAAAGATTTACTTAGAGAGTGTGATGTTTATAAGCAAATTGCAGATTCACAGCTTAGTAAAGAAGAACTTGAATAG
- a CDS encoding polyphosphate polymerase domain-containing protein has translation MEKKLNYRFEMKHKITEADVLALKSRLYPIMKKDANASKDGKYLIRSLYFDTPEDKALFDKLNGVAIREKFRIRFYNNDCSFIKLEKKIKHYNMTSKLSASLTKKEVLKILNNDIEFLKESTNCLLREFYLKIKCERLEAKSIVDYDREAFIYPVGNVRVTIDSDIKTAVNSTDLFNKELPTVSVIDENMTVLEVKYDEFIPDFIKDLVQINKTTSTAVSKYASSRLYT, from the coding sequence ATGGAAAAAAAGTTAAACTACAGATTTGAAATGAAACATAAAATAACTGAAGCGGATGTCTTAGCTTTGAAATCAAGACTTTATCCAATAATGAAAAAAGATGCAAATGCATCAAAGGATGGAAAATATCTTATTAGAAGTTTATATTTTGATACACCAGAAGATAAAGCTCTTTTTGATAAGTTAAATGGTGTTGCAATAAGAGAAAAGTTCAGAATAAGATTTTATAATAATGATTGTTCTTTTATAAAATTAGAAAAAAAAATAAAACACTATAATATGACATCAAAGCTATCAGCTAGTTTAACTAAAAAAGAAGTATTGAAGATATTAAATAATGATATTGAATTCTTAAAAGAATCAACAAACTGTTTATTAAGGGAGTTTTATTTAAAGATAAAATGTGAAAGATTGGAGGCAAAAAGTATAGTCGATTACGATAGAGAAGCTTTTATTTATCCAGTTGGCAATGTAAGAGTTACAATTGATAGTGACATCAAAACTGCTGTAAATTCAACTGATTTATTTAATAAAGAATTGCCAACTGTTTCAGTTATTGATGAAAATATGACTGTATTGGAAGTTAAATATGATGAATTTATACCAGATTTTATAAAAGATTTAGTTCAAATTAATAAGACTACTTCTACAGCTGTTTCAAAGTATGCATCAAGTAGGTTATATACATAA
- a CDS encoding DUF4956 domain-containing protein, producing the protein MILIMTFNDIFKSSFIENVSGFSFVDSALALGSAFLVGLFIYMVYKKTYMGIMYSRPFNVSLVALTMLTTFVILAVTSNVVLSLGMVGALSIVRFRTAIKDPMDLVFLFWSLGSGIVLGAGLIPLAVMGSIIMGLILIFFSNKTISETPYILMVNCNNEDSEDIATDKIKKVFSKYQIKSKSVTPEKGIELVFEVRMKDGETSLINDLSQVDGVTNAVLVSYNGDYVA; encoded by the coding sequence ATGATTTTAATTATGACATTTAACGATATTTTTAAGTCAAGTTTTATAGAAAACGTATCAGGTTTTTCATTTGTGGATAGTGCTTTAGCCCTAGGCTCAGCATTTTTAGTAGGTTTGTTTATATATATGGTTTATAAGAAGACATATATGGGAATTATGTATTCTCGACCATTTAATGTATCACTTGTAGCACTTACTATGCTTACAACTTTTGTAATATTGGCAGTTACATCAAATGTAGTCTTATCTCTAGGTATGGTTGGAGCTTTATCTATAGTAAGATTTAGAACAGCGATTAAAGACCCAATGGATTTAGTATTTCTATTTTGGTCATTGGGTTCAGGGATAGTTTTAGGAGCAGGTTTAATTCCGTTAGCTGTAATGGGTTCAATAATTATGGGATTAATTTTAATCTTCTTTTCAAACAAAACAATATCTGAAACACCATATATATTAATGGTAAATTGTAATAATGAAGATTCAGAAGACATTGCAACTGACAAAATCAAAAAGGTATTTTCTAAATATCAAATAAAATCAAAGAGTGTGACACCAGAAAAAGGTATAGAGTTGGTGTTTGAAGTTAGAATGAAAGATGGAGAAACAAGCCTTATAAATGATTTAAGTCAAGTTGATGGAGTTACTAATGCAGTTCTTGTAAGTTACAATGGTGATTATGTAGCATAG
- a CDS encoding ABC transporter ATP-binding protein/permease codes for MSENITEKKEVDVLSFEDGMSAEKAKDAKRTTKRLLKYMSKQKFKILTIFIAVLISSALTVLAPMIMGKAIDQLFNGIKTAVQTGTKFSVNFSTMGGIISVLLSLYLLSSVFIYIQQYIMAGVAQNLVLSMREDLSDKLNKLPLKYYDSHKKGETLSIVTNDLEKVADSLQEGLMQLITAVVTVIGSIVMMINISISLTVVSAITLGVSLCITIVIAGKSQKRFSENQKALGELNSNIEEMFTGQVVVKAFSKEEDTIKNFKIVNQNLYNASRKAQFSSYSISPIIRFVNQIGYVVIAVVGGIFAANGTMTLGSIQAFIQYVNQSSEPTTEISYITNMLQAAIASAERVFGVMDEIEEVKDKEPSKVINIPKGKVEFEHVKFGYSDDSILMKDINIKLNAGDKIAIVGPTGAGKTTLVNLLMRFYEIQEGRITIDGIDIKDLKRGELRTMFGMVLQDTWLFNGSIKENIAYSKSDATMEDVVRAAKAARVDHFIRTLPKGYDTILTEDASNLSQGQKQLLTIARAILSDPSVLILDEATSSVDTRTEVEIQKAMNNLMRGRTSFVIAHRLSTIRDADLILVMKEGTIIEQGNHRELLENKGFYEELYNSQFSREYDEEVV; via the coding sequence ATGAGTGAAAATATAACAGAAAAAAAAGAAGTAGATGTACTTAGTTTTGAAGATGGTATGTCAGCAGAAAAAGCTAAGGATGCAAAAAGGACTACAAAAAGATTATTAAAGTATATGTCAAAGCAAAAGTTTAAGATACTGACAATTTTTATTGCAGTATTAATAAGTTCAGCTCTTACGGTTTTAGCACCAATGATTATGGGGAAAGCTATTGACCAATTATTTAATGGAATTAAAACGGCGGTCCAAACTGGCACAAAATTTAGTGTAAACTTTAGCACTATGGGAGGTATAATATCAGTACTTTTAAGCTTGTATTTGCTTAGTTCAGTATTTATATACATACAACAATATATTATGGCAGGAGTTGCGCAAAATTTAGTTCTTAGTATGAGAGAAGATTTAAGTGATAAGCTAAATAAACTTCCACTTAAATATTATGACTCACATAAAAAGGGAGAAACTCTTAGTATAGTTACAAATGATTTAGAAAAGGTTGCAGATAGTCTGCAGGAAGGATTAATGCAACTTATTACAGCAGTAGTTACGGTGATTGGTTCTATAGTTATGATGATAAATATAAGTATATCACTTACAGTAGTATCAGCTATAACATTAGGAGTTTCACTATGTATTACTATTGTAATTGCTGGAAAATCACAAAAAAGATTTTCAGAAAACCAAAAGGCTTTAGGTGAACTAAATAGTAATATAGAGGAGATGTTTACTGGTCAAGTAGTAGTTAAGGCGTTTAGTAAAGAAGAAGATACTATTAAAAACTTTAAAATAGTAAATCAAAATCTTTATAATGCTAGTAGAAAAGCACAATTCTCATCATATTCAATATCTCCAATCATTAGATTTGTAAATCAAATCGGGTATGTTGTTATAGCAGTTGTAGGTGGTATATTTGCAGCAAATGGAACAATGACTCTGGGTAGTATACAGGCATTCATTCAATATGTAAATCAATCATCAGAGCCTACTACAGAAATATCTTATATTACAAATATGCTTCAAGCAGCAATTGCATCTGCTGAGAGAGTATTTGGAGTTATGGATGAAATAGAGGAGGTAAAAGATAAAGAGCCTTCAAAAGTTATAAACATACCTAAAGGTAAAGTAGAATTTGAACATGTTAAATTTGGATATAGTGATGATTCTATTCTTATGAAAGATATTAACATTAAGCTAAATGCAGGAGATAAGATTGCAATTGTTGGACCAACAGGAGCTGGAAAAACGACTCTTGTAAATTTACTTATGAGATTTTATGAGATACAAGAGGGTAGAATCACTATTGATGGTATTGATATAAAGGACTTAAAACGTGGAGAACTTAGAACGATGTTTGGAATGGTTCTTCAAGATACTTGGTTATTTAATGGAAGTATAAAAGAAAATATAGCGTACAGTAAATCAGATGCTACAATGGAAGATGTTGTAAGAGCAGCAAAAGCAGCAAGAGTAGACCACTTTATAAGAACTTTACCTAAAGGATATGATACTATATTAACAGAAGATGCTTCTAATTTATCTCAAGGTCAAAAACAACTTTTAACAATTGCCAGGGCAATACTTTCAGACCCATCAGTGTTAATTCTTGATGAAGCAACTTCTAGTGTAGATACTAGGACAGAAGTTGAAATTCAAAAGGCTATGAATAACTTGATGAGAGGAAGAACTAGCTTTGTTATCGCACATAGATTATCAACTATTCGTGATGCAGATTTAATATTAGTAATGAAAGAAGGGACTATTATTGAACAAGGAAACCATAGAGAGCTTCTTGAGAATAAAGGATTTTATGAGGAACTTTATAATAGTCAGTTTTCAAGAGAATATGATGAAGAAGTTGTATAA